ATCGGCCTGCGGCGCGGCGAAGTCGGTCGGCTGCGCGAGCGGGAGCGGACGTTGAACGCGCTGCTCACCCCCGATCTCGACGAGTCGGGGCTGGGATTGGTGTTGCGCTGGTTGGTCTCGGAGACGCCCGCCGCGATGCGGACCTATCAGGGCACGGTGATCCCGCCGGGTGCCGGGCGCTACCTCGCCTGGCGACTCACCGCGGACCGGGTGGCGCGGGTCGGCGTGCGCGAGGCACTCCGACTCCCGGCCTGAGACACCTCAGGGCGTCGGGGCGATCGGGATCATGCCCTTGTGGGTGCCGTCACAGACCGGCCACTTGGCGCTCTGGCCACAGGAACAGAGCGAGAGCCGCTGCTGATTCACGCGCGGCGGCAACTCGATGGGGTTGCCGTCGCCATCGACGACTTCGAAATCGCCGTTGAGGACGTAGGGCGCGCAGGGTGTGGCACTGCGGATGGTGACGCGAAGGGGCGTGGGGGTGTCTGACATGCGCGGAAGATAGGGGGGTTCGGCCCCGACGGCGCGCTCAGATGTCGATCTGTGTAAGGGCGACGCATGCGTCGCCCCTACGGCCGCGCTCCCACCATCCGCCGCGACGCCACCCAGCCGACCAACAGATAGATCGCGAGAAAGAGCGCCGACCCGCCGCTCACCGCGAGGCGTGCGTCAGCGTCGCGGTGCTCGCCGAGATCAGTCCTTCGATCAGCCCGGCGACGATCAACAGCACCACCGCGGCGGCGACCATCGGCAAGGCGCGCCGCGAGGCCAGCACCAGCGCGTCACGCCGGCTGTAGTCGCCCGGGACGATGACCGCCCGACCGAGCAGGAAGCCGGCCGCACCCGCCACCCAGATCGCAAACAGCTCCAGCACGCCGTGCCCCATCACGAAACTCCAGAGATAGCCCAGCACACCAAGGTTCGCGAAGTGGCCGCTGACCGCGCCGAGTTGCAGGCCATTGAAGGCCAGCAGCAGCAACGAGCCGACGCCAAACACCACACCGGAGGCAAAGCACGCGACCGCGACCCGCACATTGTTGGCGATGATCGACGTGGCCATCACCGGCCGCTTCTCGGCCGACACCTCGACGTACCCACTCCCCGCGGGTCCTCGGCTTTGCCCAGCCTCGGCGCGCTCGAGCATCACGTCGGGGATGAGCGACGGGGCGAGCCCGGGCTGTTCGCGCAGCAAGGCGTAACCGCCGATCCCCGGCACGATGAAGAGCGCCGCGGCGAGCAGCACCGTCCGCCACGAAGCCACCACCGCGGCCGGCGCCTCGACGACCAGGAATCGTGAGAGTCGGCGCCAGCTCCGCCGCTCCGCACGATAGAGCGCGTTGTGTCCGGCGGCGACGAGGCGCTCGAGCCGCGCCGACACGACGGGGTCGGCGCCATAGGTGCGGACCCGGGCCAGGTCGGCCGCCACCTCGCGGTAGCGGGCGGCGAAGTCCGGCAACTCCTCGGCGCTCAACACGTCGAGTCCGCCGCGCGCGACGCGCCCGGCCAAAAGGTCAAAGGCATCCCAGCGGGCGCCCTTCCGCGCCAACAGCCGTTCGGACACCGCGCGTCGCCCGCCGCCACTCCGTGCGCCGAACTTGCCGCGCCGGCGGCCACGCTCGCGGTTGTACAACTCCTGCAGGAATTGGAAGTCGTCGCCCGGACGATCCGGAAAGCGGCCGGCAAAGCGCGCCGCGAACTGCGTGGCGAACCGATTGCGCACCGGACGCGGCAGGGATGGCGCCCGCCCGATGAATTCGCGCACCAGGGCAAACTCGTCGTCCGCCAACTCCGGCGAGCCATCCGCCTCCGCATCGACGGCGTCGTCGACCGGCTCGGCCGGTCGGGCCACCTCGACGGGTTGATCACGCACCACCACCGTCCCGGCGACCAGATCGCCGAGCCGTTTCGCTCGCGGGTGAACGGCGATCAGGACCAACCCGATCATGCCGACCATGTCGATCGGTGTCAGCAGGTGGCGGGTCGCGGCATCCGCAAAGGTCAATCCATGCCCGCTGTCGCGGATGGTGCGGATCCCCACCATCCGCTTCCCGGGCGTCTGGCCGCGGCGCAACCCCTCGAAGAGCGCGAAGTAGAGCCAGATCAGCGAGTAGAGCAACAGGATTTGCAACGCACTGATCCAGCCGGAGAAGTTCCCCCAGAAGAGCAGCGAGACCGTCACCACCAGGGAAAGGATGAAGACCAGCAGCATATCGACGAGGGCCGCGAGCGCACGGCTGCCGACGCCGGCGAGCTCGTAGTCGAGGACGACGTGCTCCGGTGTTTCGAGCTCGAAATGCTGCCGATAGGTCGGTGCCGGAGTGTCGGCCATGAATCCGATTGGCGGTGGGGGGTGCCGGAACGGCGAATTCCCGGTAATGTACGGCGTCGGATCTTTCCCGCCCAACTCCCCTCCCCCAGGAGTGTTCCACGATGAGCGCACCCGTGTTGCGTCCGCTCTCCGCTGGTGAAGTGCTCGACGTCTCCTTCGGGGTGTACCGAGCGCACTTCGTCCCGCTGGTCACCATCGCGGCCATGACCCGCGTGGTACCGGACTCGCTGGGGATCTACGTCGAGCGCTCGGGTGGCCTGCTGGAGAACATCCCGTTGGGCGCGACCCACCTCTTGCTCTCGTTCGTGCTTTCGACCATCGGCATCGCCGCCACCACGTCGGTGGTCTCCGAGGCCTACCTCGGCGGCACGGTCCGCGCGGTCGACGCCATCCGCGACGCCTTCGGCTTCATCGGTCGACTGCTGGTGTCGTCCATCGGCAGTGCGATGCTGATCGTGACCGGCTTCATCCTGCTGATCATCCCCGGGTTCATCGCGATGTCCGGACTCATGCTGAGCTCGGTGGTCGTGGTCCTCGAGGACAAGCCGGGGATCGACGCCTTGCAACGCTCCTGGGATCTCAGCAAGGGTTTCCGCCGGAAGATCCTCTCGGTCATCGGCATCACCATGCTCCTGCTGGTCGTTCCGACCATGCTGGTCGGTGCCATGCTGGCGATTCGCGCGGGGAGCACGGAGCCTGGGATTCCGATGATGGTCGCCACCTCGATCCTCAGCATCTTCGTCTATCCCTTCGTCTATGTCGCGACGGTCGTGCTCTACTACGACATCCGGGTGCGCAAGGAAGGCTTCGACCTCGAACTCATGGCCGCGGACGTCCCGGCGACGTGATCACGGCCCAAGGGGATTCGCTCCGCACCCTCCTCGACTCGGTCTTCGCCGCACCAACGTATCGGTGGAGCGAGCCGACGGATCCCCTCGCCGCGGTGCGACTGCGCTTCGCCGAATTGATGGACTGGATCAGGCACCTCGAATCGAACAGCCCCGCACTCTATCTGGTGGTGGTCGGGATCCTGGTGGCGCTCCTGGTGGCGGTGCTGGTGCACGTCGGCTGGCTGGTGTGGCAGACACTGCGTGCGCCGCCGACTGTCGCCGCGATCATGCCGAGTGCGGCGGAACGGCGTGACGCCGCCTGGTTCCGCGCCGAGGCCGATCGTCTCGCGAGCGCGGGGCGCTATCGCGAGGCGGTCCAGGCCGATTTTCTCGCGCTGGTCCTGACGCTCGACGGCTGGGGTGCGATGCACTTCCATCCCAGCAAGACGCCGGCAGAATATCTCGGCGAACCCGCGCTTCGTGGCGAAGCGCGCGAGGAATTCCGCGACCTGGTCCGCCAGCTCTACCGCATTGTCTTCGGCGGCGCGGCCTGCGACGCGGCCGACTACGCAGAATGGCGCCGTCGCGCCGCGCCGGAGCGCTATGCGCCCGCGCACTGAACTCCTCCTGGTCGTCACCACCGTCGCGGTGTTGCTTGCCATCGCAGGGCTGCTCGCCGGCAGCGACAAGCGGATCACCGAAGATGAGCGCGCCTCGACCCTGGTTACCGGGCCGGGGGGGACGTCGGGCATCCTCGAGGCCACTCGGGGCCTGGGGATCTCGGTCCGTCGGCAGCGCGATCGGACCACGCGCCTGGCCGTGCCCGACAGCAACCAGCGCACCCTGCTCGCACTGCTGAATCCGTCGGCACCCCTCAGCGGTCCGGATCGGGCTGCCATCGAACGCTTCCGTCGCACCGGCGATCTGCTGCTCGCCGGCACGGCGGCCAGTTCCTTGATGCGCTGCTACGGCTATCGGGTCGAGCCGCACCCCTTCGATTCGCTCGCGGTCCGCGAAGCGCCGATGACCGTCCACGCGCTGCTGCAGCCCACCGGTGAGGGGGTCGCCGCCGA
Above is a genomic segment from Gemmatimonadota bacterium containing:
- a CDS encoding CDGSH iron-sulfur domain-containing protein, translating into MSDTPTPLRVTIRSATPCAPYVLNGDFEVVDGDGNPIELPPRVNQQRLSLCSCGQSAKWPVCDGTHKGMIPIAPTP
- a CDS encoding stage II sporulation protein M — protein: MADTPAPTYRQHFELETPEHVVLDYELAGVGSRALAALVDMLLVFILSLVVTVSLLFWGNFSGWISALQILLLYSLIWLYFALFEGLRRGQTPGKRMVGIRTIRDSGHGLTFADAATRHLLTPIDMVGMIGLVLIAVHPRAKRLGDLVAGTVVVRDQPVEVARPAEPVDDAVDAEADGSPELADDEFALVREFIGRAPSLPRPVRNRFATQFAARFAGRFPDRPGDDFQFLQELYNRERGRRRGKFGARSGGGRRAVSERLLARKGARWDAFDLLAGRVARGGLDVLSAEELPDFAARYREVAADLARVRTYGADPVVSARLERLVAAGHNALYRAERRSWRRLSRFLVVEAPAAVVASWRTVLLAAALFIVPGIGGYALLREQPGLAPSLIPDVMLERAEAGQSRGPAGSGYVEVSAEKRPVMATSIIANNVRVAVACFASGVVFGVGSLLLLAFNGLQLGAVSGHFANLGVLGYLWSFVMGHGVLELFAIWVAGAAGFLLGRAVIVPGDYSRRDALVLASRRALPMVAAAVVLLIVAGLIEGLISASTATLTHASR
- a CDS encoding DUF4129 domain-containing protein codes for the protein MITAQGDSLRTLLDSVFAAPTYRWSEPTDPLAAVRLRFAELMDWIRHLESNSPALYLVVVGILVALLVAVLVHVGWLVWQTLRAPPTVAAIMPSAAERRDAAWFRAEADRLASAGRYREAVQADFLALVLTLDGWGAMHFHPSKTPAEYLGEPALRGEAREEFRDLVRQLYRIVFGGAACDAADYAEWRRRAAPERYAPAH